One Pyrus communis chromosome 13, drPyrComm1.1, whole genome shotgun sequence genomic window carries:
- the LOC137713097 gene encoding pyrroline-5-carboxylate reductase-like, whose translation MEAVPIPTETYKLGFIGAGKMAESIARGIVQSGVLPPNRIATFHPDASRRQAFESFGVHLHSKNDDVVEESDVVIFSVKPQVVKDVVLQLRPLLSRKKLLVSIAAGVKLKDLQEWAGHSRFIRVMPNTPSAVGAAASVLSLGGGATEQDGDLIAKVFGSIGKTWKADEKYFDAVTGLSGSGPAYIYLAIEALADGGVAAGLPRELALGLASQTVFGAASMACHTGKHPGQLKDDVTSPGGTTIAGIHELEKGGFRGILMNAVVAAAKRSQEFSKS comes from the exons ATGGAGGCGGTACCCATCCCGACGGAAACATACAAGCTAGGGTTTATCGGAGCTGGTAAAATGGCCGAGAGCATCGCCAGAGGAATCGTCCAATCGGGCGTTCTCCCTCCCAATCGCATCGCTACCTTCCACCCTGACGCCAGTCGACGCCAAGCCTTCGAGTCCTTCGGAGTCCATCTGCACTCCAAAAACGACGAC GTGGTCGAAGAGAGTGACGTCGTCATTTTCTCGGTCAAACCTCAAGTTG TTAAAGATGTAGTTTTGCAGTTGAGGCCGCTGCTTTCCAGGAAGAAGCTGCTTGTTTCAATTGCTGCTGGTGTCAAATTGAAAGATCTGCAG GAATGGGCAGGTCACAGCCGATTTATTAGGGTAATGCCAAATACTCCTTCAGCTGTCGGTGCAGCAGCTTCAG TTTTGAGCTTGGGAGGAGGTGCAACAGAACAAGATGGGGACCTCATAGCTAAAGTATTTGGATCAATAGGCAAGACATGGAAAGCTGATGAAAAATACTTTGACGCAGTTACTGGCCTGAG TGGCAGTGGTcctgcatatatatatttggcgATAGAGGCTTTGGCAGATGGAGGAGTTGCTGCAGGTCTACCTCGAGAACTTGCATTGGGTCTAGCATCTCAAACT GTATTCGGAGCAGCATCTATGGCTTGTCATACTGGGAAGCATCCAGGTCAGCTAAAAGATGATGTAACATCACCTGGTGGAACTACCATTGCCGGCATTCATGAGCTGGAGAAGGGTGGATTCCGTGGAATATTGATGAATGCGGTCGTCGCTGCTGCCAAGCGCAGCCAAGAATTTTCGAAGAGCTAG